The sequence AGAAGTAGTCGAGGTCCGGCAGGTGACCGCCGAGGGCAAGCAGATCATCCGCAAGCAGCCCGGCGCGCGCCAGGCCGGCGAGGTGACGATCACCCGCGGGCTCGACAAGAGCAGCGAGTTCACCAAGTGGATCAAGGAGACGCTGAACAACGGTGCCGTCGACACCGCGCGTCAGAACCTCACCATCGAGATCAAGGACTCGAAGGGTGACACCGTCCGCCGCATCCAGCTGATGCAGGGCTGGGCCAGCAAGTGGGAGGGCCCCTCCCTGAAGGCCGGCGAGTCCAGCGCGGCGACGGAGTCGGTCACCATCACCTTCGAGGAGATCGTGGTCGAATGAGGCGCAGGACCGTTTCAGGCGGCGGGCTCGAAGAGGTCCTCGACAACCTCGCCGCCGCCGCGCCCACGCAGCGGGAGGCCGCCCCCGCGCCGCCTCCCGCCCGCGAGCCGGACCGCTCCGACCTGCGTACGGAGTTCGACTTCGAGCTGCCGCGCGGTTACGTGGACGACGAGGGCCAGGTGCACCGGAGCGGGTCGATGCGGCTCGCCACGGCCCGCGACGAACTGCGCCCGCAGATCGACCTGCGGGTCAAGGAGAACCCGGCGTACCTGAGCGTCGTGCTGCTCAGCCAGGTGATCACCCGGCTGGGCACGGTGACCGATGTGCACGCCGGGGTGGTCGAGCGGATGTACGCCACCGACGTGGCGTTCCTCCAGGACTTCTACCGCCGCATCAACAGCGAGGGCCACACCCACGCCGCGGTGACGTGCCCGCTGTGCCACGGCTCCTTCGAGGTGGACCTCTCGGGTGAACGCCTGGGGGAATCGTGACGTACGCGCCTTCCCGGCTGCGGGAGGAGCTCGCGTACATCGCCTACCACTTCCACTGGCAGCGTGAGGAGATCCTCGACCTCACCCATGGTGAGCGGCAGGAGTGGGTGAGGGAGATAGCGCGGATCAACACCCGCGTCAACGAGAGCGGGTGAGGGCGTGGAGTTCAGGGACTTGTTCCGGCGGCGGGCCCGCGCGGCGGCGGCCGGCGACGGCGGCCCCGACGCGGGACCGGCACCGGCTCCGACCCCGGAACCGGAACCGGCACCGGCCGGGTCCGCAGCCCCGTCCGGCGCGGACTGGGACGGCGGCTGGCGGCGGGTCGCCCCGCCCACGGTGACCGTCGCCCGGTCCTCGATCGGGGTGAGCGACGGCCTGCGCTTCAGGTCCCGGCTCGCCTCCTGGCAGAACGTCGCGTACGGCGGCGAGCTGGGCCACGCCGTGCTGCCCTCCGCGCCGGTCGGCCTCATCCACGGTGTGGCCCGGCCCGGCGCCGCCCGGCCCGCCTCCTCCTCCGGGGCGGCGCCCCTCGTCCTGCGGGCGGCCGGTACACCGGAGGAGCCGGTGGCGCCTTCCGTAGCCGGCACCCCGACCGCCGAGCGGCGGCCCGGCACCACCCGGCCCCGCACCGGCAGCGGTTCGGCGGCCCGGCAGCCCGGCGCCGACGCGGCGGGCGGATCGGGCGCCCGCGCGGATACGGATGCGGGGAGCGGGAGTACGCGTACGCCCGCCCTTCCGGGCCGGGGTCGTCCGGGACGGGTGGTTACGGCCGTGTCCGGCTCCGCGTCACCCGCCGCCCCCGCGCCCCGCGCGCCCGGGGAGAGCGGCCCCGCCGTACCGGTGCGGACCCGGCCCGCCCCGGTCCGGGCCCGGCGCACCGCAGCGCCCCTGATCATCGCCCGGCGTCCGGCGACGCCCTTGCGGAACCTGGCCGCCTTCGTGCCGGCCGCGCCGCCGGTCGCGCCCGGCCGGGGGGCCGCCGAGGGTCCGGCTGTCGGCGGGCCGGACGCGGCTTCCGTGCGCCCTGCTCTGGGTGAGCCTCTGCGTGAACCGGCGCCCGGCGTAGGCCCGTCGGTGCCGCCCGCTTCCGGGGGCGGGGGTTCCTCTGCGGGGCCCGATCTGCCCGTGGTGCAGCGGCAGGTGGATGCGTCCGGGTCTGCCGGGGCGGCGGGGGAGTCCGGTCGTGGGGCGGCGGAGAGCGGCCCGTCTGTGGTGCGGCGGCAGGCGGATGCGTCCGCGCCCAAGGCGTCCGGCCCCGGCCCCGGTTCCGGCCCTCGCCCCGGCCCTGGCCCCGGTCGCATGCCCGCCGACCGGGCTGGGTCAACGGAGCGCCCGCCCGTGGTCGCGCCGGAGCGTTCCGCGAGCCCGTCCGCCCCGCCGCCCGTGCGCCCCGCGCTGGGTGAGTCCCTGGGCCAACTGCCCTCCGGCGTGAGCCCTTCGGGCCCGGCCGCCGCCGATGGCGGGGGCGTCTCTGCGGGGCCCGCCCTGCCCGTGGTGCAGCGGCAGGCGGACGCGTCCGCGTCTACCGGGGCGGCGGGGGAGTCCGGTCGTGGGGCGGCGGACAGCGGTCCGTCTGCGGTGCGGCGGCAGGCGGATGCGTCCGCGCCCAAGGCGTCCGGCCCCGGCCCCGGTTCCGGCCCTCGCCCCGGTTCCGCTTCCGGCACGCCCGCCGACCGGGCTGGGTCAACGGAGCGCCCGCCCGTGGTCGCGCCGGAGCGTTCCGCGAGCCCGTCCGCCCCGTCCGCCGCGCCGCCCATGCGCCCCGCGCTGGGCAAGCCGTTGCGTGAACTGCCCCCCGAGGCGGCCCCCTTCGTCACGCCCGCCGCCCGGGACGGCGGTTCCGGTTCCTCGTCGGGGCCCGCCCTGCCCGTGGTCCAGCGGCAGACGCAGGACGCGGCCACGCCTTCCGCTCCTTCCCCGCAGCGGGCCGGGGGCCAGCCCGAGCGGGGCCCGGCGGAGCACCGGACGACGGAACGTCAGCGGTCCGCCCCCGACACCGCCCCGACGCCGGTCCAGCCCGCACCCGCGTCCCCGGCCGCCCCGTCCGCACGCCCGGCGCACGCCCCCGCGCCCCGTACCCCCGGCGCCCAGGCGCGCATCCGGGGCGGGCTCGGCGCGCCCCTCTCCGCGCTCCCGCCCACCGCCGGCACCGCGAGCGACGCCCCGCTGCTGGGCGACCCGCGCCGCGCACGGCCGGGCCCCACGACCCCCCAGACACCGCACCGGCCGGGCGCCGCGCCCGCCACCCCCGCGCCCGCAGCCATGCCCCTGCGCGCCCAGCCCGGCACCACGCCCGGCACCCTGCCCGGCCAAACGCCCGCCGGGCCCTCCGCGCCCTCCGCCCACCCCGCAGCCGTCCAACGCGCCGCCGTGGACACGGGCCGCGCCTCCCCGCCCCCTGGCGCGGTGGCCCCCGTACGCGTCCGGCGGATCACCTCACGCGGACCGGGCGGACAGGCGCCGGGACCCGGCACGCCCGGCACGGGTTCCGGCCCCGAGCCCCTGATCGTCCAGCGGTCGCGCGCCCTGCTCGCCGGGCGCACCCTGGCCGTGCGTACCGGCGCGGCCGAGGGTTTCTCGGCGCCGGCGTCCGCCGCCGCCAC comes from Streptomyces sp. Mut1 and encodes:
- a CDS encoding phage tail protein, translated to MAEGDALSTHVFGVQLGGYLVESIQEISGLTVEEEVVEVRQVTAEGKQIIRKQPGARQAGEVTITRGLDKSSEFTKWIKETLNNGAVDTARQNLTIEIKDSKGDTVRRIQLMQGWASKWEGPSLKAGESSAATESVTITFEEIVVE
- a CDS encoding DUF6760 family protein, whose amino-acid sequence is MTYAPSRLREELAYIAYHFHWQREEILDLTHGERQEWVREIARINTRVNESG